One Nicotiana tomentosiformis chromosome 1, ASM39032v3, whole genome shotgun sequence genomic window, aatcttcattgaacacaaactttgcatccttttctagcagtttgcacaaggggttcaccacttttgagaaatccttaatgaaccttcggtagaaccccgcgtgcccaagaaagctcctaactcccttgacggaagtaggaggagggagttttgaaataacttcaatctttgctttgtccacttcaataccgtcCTTTGAGATCTTAtcgccgaggacaatgcccttctcaaccataaagtggcatttttcccaattaagcacgAGGTTGGTCTCTTCACTtcgggccaacactttgtcaagattatccaagcattcttcaaatgagtcccccacaacactaaaatcacccatgaacacttcgaggacgtcctccaccatatccgtaaatatttcCATCATACACCGCCGAATGGTAGTCGGTGCATTACCCAAACCAAAAGGCATCCATGGgaatgcaaatgtgccatacggacATGTAAAGGTgattttctcttggtcctccggtgcaatgagaatctggttgtaTCTTGAGTACCTATCCAAAAAGAAATAGTAGGCACGCCCAGCAAGTCTGTCCAATATCTGATCAAGAAATGGCAATGGAAAgtggtctttgcgggtcactttgttcagctttctgTAGTCCATGCATACCCGCCATCCGGTCACGGTCCTAGTAGGGATcaactcatttttttcatttgtcACAATAGTCATAACCCCCTTTTTTGGCACACATTGCACCGGTGAAGTCCATGCACTATCCGAAATATGATACACCACCACTGCATCAAGCTATTTGATAATTTCCTTCTTGACGACCTCTCGCAAAGCCTCGTTCAACCTCCgttgatgttccacggagggttttGTATCATCCTCAAGTAtaattttatgcatgcaaaaggcggggcttataccccgaatctccatccaattgccttttttcttctttgaagCACCTCAAGAGTGGAGTTTACCTGCACTTTGGTTAAGCAAGCAGAAAGAATAATGGGTAATGTAGAAGATGGGCCCAAGAATTCATATTTGAGGTGAGAGGGTAgaggcttcaactccaatgttggtggctcctcgatCAAGGGCTTTGTCGGTGGAGTCTTCCGATTTTCCAAGTCCAAGGAGAGTTTACGGGGTCCATATGAttaggatcccattccttgcaaggCATTTGCACATTCAACCAAGTCATCCCTTTCATCATCCTCATGGTTCAACAAAATAGCTTCCATAGGGTCTTCCACACTGATCATGGCACTCCTGTCATCAACTATCACCTAcatcacaagatccacaaaagagcaaacttcattgctatttggttgcctcattgatttgcatacgtggaatacaactttttcatcgcccactcggAAAGTGAACTCCCCtgcttccacatcaaccaatgcctttcctgttgctaggaaaggtctccctaatattataggcacctcatagtcgacTTCGCAGTCGTTTATCACAAAATCAGCAGGCAAAATAAACTTTCGACCTggactagaacatcatcaataataccaagcgGCCTTTTCATTGttcgatccgccatttgtaatctcatggaagtagctcttggttgcccaatacctagtgtcttgaacactgaatatggcatcaaattaatactgGCTC contains:
- the LOC138906189 gene encoding uncharacterized protein; translation: MTHQVSAIVHSMAPKLEDPGAFTISCTIGSADFAKALCDLGASINLMPYSVFKTLGIGQPRATSMRLQMADRTMKRPLGRPFLATGKALVDVEAGEFTFRVGDEKVVFHVIVDDRSAMISVEDPMEAILLNHEDDERDDLVECANALQGMGS